Part of the Terrisporobacter glycolicus ATCC 14880 = DSM 1288 genome is shown below.
GGATAAATAGAGTAGGTAAAATAACAAATTAGCTGATATAAACGAATGTGATATTAATTTGCATTCGTTTATATTCTAATATTAATATGATATAATGCTAATATATTATTTTGACTGTAGATAAAGAAGAGAAAGGAATTTGTATATAGTTATGTTTATATTAGTTTTATTAATAATTGTGCTAGTAATATTAATTTGTATTGCTTATAAATTATATAATTATGCCTTAAATCCAAATAGTTCAAAAAAAGGCATATTTAATAGTAATAATAAAAATGAACTTAGAAAAGAAGATCTTTGGATTAATGATTTTAATGATAAAAAAAGTGTTTACATAAATTCATTTGATAGCTTAAGACTTCACGCATATGAAATAAAAGAAAACAAAAGTAATAAATGGGCTATTACAGTTCATGGTTATACTACAAATGCAGAGTATATGAGCAGCATAGCTTATAAGTATTACACTTTAGGATATAATGTGATAATGCCAGATTTAAGAGGCCATGGAAAGAGTGAGGGTCATTATATAGGTATGGGTTGGCATGACAGGTTAGATATTATAAAATGGATAGAATATATTTTAAATGAAGATGAAAACGCTCAAATTTTATTACATGGAATTTCTATGGGTGCAGCAACAGTTATGATGGTTAGTGGGGAAGAGTTGCCTAAAAACGTAAAGGTTATTATTGAAGACTGTGGTTATACAGGTGCTAAAGAACAGCTTGCATATAAGTTAAAAAACATGTTTAAATTGCCATCATTCCCTTTACTAAATATTTGTAATATAATAACAAAAATAAAAGCAAAATATTTTATAAGTGAAGCTTCAGCTATTGATCAAATAAAAAAATCAAAAACACCAATACTTTTTATACATGGAGACAAAGATAAGTTTGTTCCATTTTATATGTTAGATGAATTATACGATGGTTGTAATGCTTATAAAGATAAGTTAATAATAAATAATGCAGGTCATGCAAAATGTGAAAAAGTCGATAGTGACATGTATTGGGAAAAGGTAATTGCTTTTATATCTAAATTTATTAAATAAAAAACTTGCTAATTCATAAGAAAGCACAGGATAGAGATCTATTCTGTGCTTTTTTGTTTGTTGTTTAATTTGAAGACTGTAACACTTCTAAATTCATTATTTGCTCAGTTGAGTAGTTATAACTTGATGAATTAGCACAAGAAATAAAATTATAAAATGAAGCAAAATTTTCGAAAGTTATTTTTAAACTTTTATATTCGCTAATTAAAAATATATTAATGAAAAACATTACAAAGAATACTTTTATAGATAATAAAGCAAATGAAAATTTAAACTTATCATATATATTTTTTTCTTTTAAAAATAATCTTATAAAGCCATACGCTTTAACGTAATCATTTTGTGTGCTAATAGAATAGTTTCTTACAATACTCGTTTTTCTGATTCTATAGTAGTATAGAGTATCAGAAATTATAGATACTTTTTTTGCCTTATAAAATAAATCACACATTATTGAAATATCTTCATATTTTATGCTTGGAAAGTTTATATTTTCAAATAGCTCTTTTTTCCATAGTTTATTCCATAAATATGAATGTATAAGGTTATCTGGTATTAAAGATTTCAAAATATTATAGCTAGAGTATACTCCAGAGCTTTTTTTACAGACTACTGGCAATTTTAATTTTGAATTATCATAATATCTATAGAAATTGCAAATTACTACATCTGCATTTGTATTACAACTCTCATTATAAAGCCTTTCTAAGTAATTGTATTCAATAAAGTCATCACTATCAATAAATACTATGTAGTCACCACTTACATTTCTTAATCCTTCATTACGAGCACTGGCAACACCTTGATTACTTTGGCGAATTACCTTGCAGTTTGTGATTATCTTTTCGTATTTTTTTAATATTTCGTAAGAATTATCCAAAGAACCATCATCAACACAAATAAGCTCATAGTTTTTAAAACTTTGATTATGTATAGAATTTAAACATTCTTCAAGATAAGAACTTGTATTATGCACAGGTAGTATAATACTGATAGTTGGTTTAGCTTGCTTGAACATAATTAAATCCACCTTTCGCAAGAATCACTAATTAGAAGTATATCATATAATTAATAAGAATAATTAGTTAAAATGTATAAAAAAACATATATTTTCATAATAATTATAATAGTTTAAATTTATTATTTTTATACATGAGGAGGTTTTTTAATGTCTAAAGAAGAAAGTAGAACTTGCAAGAATGTTCAAGAATGGGAGGAGAAGATTATAAAGATTTTCCCAACGGCTATTCCAAACGAGTGTACATGGTTCGATGAGATAGATATTTTGAATGTATTGTTTACGTTATGTAGTAACAAGGTGGCGAATATTTTTTACCCAGAAGGCAAGAAATTAGGTATATATGGAGTTGATTTTTCTACTGAAGACAAATGCATAGAGTTGATTACTGAAAATACTATTGATATAGTAAGCCCCTTAAAGCTTTCTTTTCACTATTATGATGATGCTTTAGAGTGGAGCTATTTTAGATTAGAAACAGATGACTTAAAACAAATAAGTAAAACTAAAAATGAATTACATAAAGAAGCACTAATATCTTTTGATGATGGAAATTACTTGGATGTAATGTCAGGAGTAGAAAAGTATGGAGATAAAGATAAGTTAGAGAGCTTATTAATTGAAGATGCAAAATTAGTTAATAGATATATAAAAAAATCATCTTTTTTAATATTTGCTAGAAGCTCATACTTTAAAGAATTTTATGATAAATCCTTTAATTCATTTTCTGATGAAGAATTATCAGATATGATTGAATGCTTAATCTTAAATGGTAATGTTTAAATAAACTTATGTTTGTTTATATTAAAAGAGCAGAGTGTTTGTACGATTGTTAAAATTAATTATATGTTTACTTTAAATTGTGTGTATAATATAATAAAGAAGAATATTATATACTTATGAAAAGTATGTAACATAATAGGAGGAAACACTATGAGTAAATCACCAGTTCCAACACCTCATATAGGGGCACAAGTTGGAGATATAGCTGAAACAGTATTATTACCAGGAGATCCACTAAGAGCTAAATTTATAGCTGAAAACTTCTTAGAAGATGTAACAGAGTACAATACTGTAAGAGGAATGTATGGCTATACAGGATACTATAAAGGAAAAAGAATATCAGTTCAGGGGTCAGGAATGGGAATACCATCAATAGGTATATATTCATTCGAATTAATCCATTTTTATGGAGTGAAAAATTTAATAAGAATAGGTTCAGCAGGAGCTATAAGCGATAAGCTAGACCTTTATGACATAGTTATAGGAATGGGAGCTTGTACAGACTCAAACTTTGCCTCACAATATAACTTACCAGGTACATATGCACCTACAGCTAGCTATGAATTACTTTCTAAAGCTGTAGAGGTTGCAAAAGAACAAGGTAAAGAAGTGCACGTAGGGAACATTTTATCTAGTGATGTATTTTACGGAGATGAAGGTTTAGAAGGATTAAGAAAATGGGCTAAAATGGGAGTTATGTGTGTTGAAATGGAAGCTGCAGGACTTTATATGAATGCTGCTAGAGCAGGAGTTAATGCACTTGCTATACTTACTATTTCAGACTGTCCACTTGAAGGTAAGGCTACTACTTCTCATGAAAGACAAGTAGCATTTACTAAAATGATGGAAATAGCATTAAGCTTAGCATAAATAGTATATTATAAAAGAAAAAGTCTTCTACTTTAGTAGAAGACTTTTATAATGTCCTGAATACACCTCTTACGATACCTACAATTTCTATGTTTCTTTCATCTAAAATAATTGAATCCATAAATTCATTCTCTGGTTGTAACCTAACTAATCTATCTTCTTTAAAAAACCTCTTTACAGTAGCATATTCTCCATTTATTAAAGCAACTACTATTTGTGAGTTAGAAGCATGATTGTTTCTATCAACTATTACATAGTCTTTGTCTAATATACCTGCGCCTATCATACTTTCACCTTTGACTTTTAATATAAAGTTATCTTTCCCTTGTATTAAATTTGAAGGTAGGGGAATGTATTCTTCTATGTTTTGTTCAGCTAATATAGGTTCTCCAGCTGTGATTTGACCAACAACGGGAATAGGAATGATTTCTTGATTCATACCTGTAACATCGCCTAAAGAATTACCGCTTAGTATTTCAATTGCTCTTGGTTTTGTAGGGTCTCGTCTTATATAACCTAATTTTTCTAATTTATTAAGGTGTGAATGAACAGTTGATGTAGATTTTAAGCCAACTGCAGAACAAATTTCTCTTACTGAAGGTGGATAACCTTTAGATAATTGTTGATCTTTTATAAATTCAAAGATCATTGCCTGTTTGTTTGTTAAATCCATATACATAAAATCACTCATTTCTTATTAAGATGTTAATAATTATGTTAAATAACTATATATTTATATTGTATCATATAGAAGCTTATGACACAAACGTTTGTTCTTGAATTTATTTTTTTATAAATTATCACTATTTTCATCAATTTCTTCTAATTCATCGTTATCTTCATCTATCCATTCAAAATTATTGACAATATCTCGTTTTATATTCTTTTTATGTGCAGCATATAGTTGTGTAGTAGTTACGTTATCGTGATCTAACAATGTTTTTACATCATAAATTGAAAATCCAGACTGAATAAGAGAAGTAGCAGCAGTTGCTCTTAGCTTATGAGGACTATAACCGTTTTCTCTACTAGTATTCATGCATATGGATGTATATTTCTTTACCAATTGTCTAATTGATTTTGGAGTAAGACGTTTTTTCTGTAAAGATAAAAATAGAGCATCCTTAACTTCTTCGTTTAGTAACTCACTGTTAGGTCTTTCGTTATAGATATAGTCTTTTACCACATATTCACAAGTTTTGTTTATTGGCATTAGAACTTCTTTTCCTCTTTTT
Proteins encoded:
- a CDS encoding alpha/beta hydrolase: MFILVLLIIVLVILICIAYKLYNYALNPNSSKKGIFNSNNKNELRKEDLWINDFNDKKSVYINSFDSLRLHAYEIKENKSNKWAITVHGYTTNAEYMSSIAYKYYTLGYNVIMPDLRGHGKSEGHYIGMGWHDRLDIIKWIEYILNEDENAQILLHGISMGAATVMMVSGEELPKNVKVIIEDCGYTGAKEQLAYKLKNMFKLPSFPLLNICNIITKIKAKYFISEASAIDQIKKSKTPILFIHGDKDKFVPFYMLDELYDGCNAYKDKLIINNAGHAKCEKVDSDMYWEKVIAFISKFIK
- a CDS encoding glycosyltransferase family 2 protein is translated as MFKQAKPTISIILPVHNTSSYLEECLNSIHNQSFKNYELICVDDGSLDNSYEILKKYEKIITNCKVIRQSNQGVASARNEGLRNVSGDYIVFIDSDDFIEYNYLERLYNESCNTNADVVICNFYRYYDNSKLKLPVVCKKSSGVYSSYNILKSLIPDNLIHSYLWNKLWKKELFENINFPSIKYEDISIMCDLFYKAKKVSIISDTLYYYRIRKTSIVRNYSISTQNDYVKAYGFIRLFLKEKNIYDKFKFSFALLSIKVFFVMFFINIFLISEYKSLKITFENFASFYNFISCANSSSYNYSTEQIMNLEVLQSSN
- the deoD gene encoding purine-nucleoside phosphorylase, coding for MSKSPVPTPHIGAQVGDIAETVLLPGDPLRAKFIAENFLEDVTEYNTVRGMYGYTGYYKGKRISVQGSGMGIPSIGIYSFELIHFYGVKNLIRIGSAGAISDKLDLYDIVIGMGACTDSNFASQYNLPGTYAPTASYELLSKAVEVAKEQGKEVHVGNILSSDVFYGDEGLEGLRKWAKMGVMCVEMEAAGLYMNAARAGVNALAILTISDCPLEGKATTSHERQVAFTKMMEIALSLA
- the lexA gene encoding transcriptional repressor LexA; the protein is MYMDLTNKQAMIFEFIKDQQLSKGYPPSVREICSAVGLKSTSTVHSHLNKLEKLGYIRRDPTKPRAIEILSGNSLGDVTGMNQEIIPIPVVGQITAGEPILAEQNIEEYIPLPSNLIQGKDNFILKVKGESMIGAGILDKDYVIVDRNNHASNSQIVVALINGEYATVKRFFKEDRLVRLQPENEFMDSIILDERNIEIVGIVRGVFRTL